One region of Thermus albus genomic DNA includes:
- a CDS encoding M67 family metallopeptidase: MLYVSRRLLEETRTHLDKEVPREGVGLWAGRREVERVIPLPNVHPEPLVGYLAEPLALLRALKELEREGLSLLAIYHSHPKGPALPSPTDIREARWRVPYVIFGTDGVRAFLLPEGREVPLSLLP; the protein is encoded by the coding sequence GTGCTCTACGTGTCCAGGAGGCTTCTGGAGGAAACCCGCACCCACCTGGATAAGGAAGTGCCCAGGGAGGGGGTGGGGCTTTGGGCGGGCAGGCGGGAGGTGGAACGGGTCATCCCCTTGCCCAACGTCCACCCTGAGCCCTTGGTGGGATATTTGGCGGAACCCCTGGCCCTGCTTCGGGCCTTGAAGGAGTTGGAAAGGGAGGGCCTTAGCCTTCTTGCCATCTACCACTCCCACCCCAAAGGGCCCGCTCTTCCCAGCCCCACCGACATTCGCGAGGCCCGCTGGCGGGTGCCCTACGTGATCTTCGGCACCGATGGGGTCAGGGCCTTCCTCCTTCCGGAGGGTAGGGAGGTGCCCCTAAGCCTCCTCCCTTAA
- a CDS encoding flavin reductase family protein: MDLEAKKKVLRSFTYGLYILTAKDGEDYAAGTVNWVTQASFTPPLIALGVKRDSRLHELIARTGKLALMTLAQDQKAIAQDFFKPTVREGNSLNGHPFEPSPTFGLPLLTELPYWLEAEVRHLLEGGDHSLVVAEVVEAGVREEAKPLIMWDTGWFYGG, encoded by the coding sequence ATGGACCTCGAGGCCAAGAAGAAAGTCCTGCGCAGCTTCACCTATGGCCTTTACATCCTCACGGCCAAGGACGGGGAGGACTACGCCGCCGGCACCGTGAACTGGGTGACCCAGGCCTCCTTCACCCCACCCCTCATCGCCCTGGGGGTGAAGCGGGATAGCCGCCTGCACGAGCTTATTGCGCGCACGGGGAAGCTGGCCCTCATGACCCTGGCCCAAGACCAGAAAGCGATCGCCCAGGACTTCTTCAAGCCCACGGTGCGGGAGGGGAACTCCCTAAACGGCCATCCCTTTGAACCCTCCCCCACCTTTGGCCTTCCCCTCCTCACCGAGCTTCCCTACTGGCTCGAGGCCGAGGTGCGCCACCTCCTGGAGGGCGGGGACCACAGCCTGGTGGTGGCCGAGGTGGTGGAGGCTGGGGTGAGGGAAGAGGCCAAGCCCCTCATCATGTGGGACACGGGCTGGTTCTACGGGGGTTAA